In Helianthus annuus cultivar XRQ/B chromosome 8, HanXRQr2.0-SUNRISE, whole genome shotgun sequence, a single genomic region encodes these proteins:
- the LOC118481045 gene encoding uncharacterized protein LOC118481045, translating into MLFADDIVLVVDTKHDLNARLDQWRATLGEKGLRISRSKTEYLYNDFSGACDGEETQITIMGQVVPWTTKFKYLGSFVQKDEGAHRLQVGWNRKLGHQENTIAKYGGSRDEDAKVDTWAHKVRQIRNEVFRERLGVASITDKIKEGRLRWFGHVKRRQTTAPVRVVETINVEGRTSRDYFRKHQRRLPHETRFHNHAKRKNLILEEMEELDTTSSHEDHSAEVDHDDCNKTEHNPRLSREAL; encoded by the exons ATGCTTTTTGCAGATGATATTGTGCTAGTTGTAGATACTAAACATGACCTAAATGCAAGGTTAGATCAGTGGCGAGCAACATTAGGGGAAAAAGGCTTAAGGATTAGTCGCTCTAAGACAGAGTACCTTTACAATGACTTTAGTGGTGCATGCGATGGGGAGGAAACACAGATCACCATTATGGGTCAAGTGGTTCCTTGGACCACCAAGTTCAAGTATTTAGGATCTTTTGTCCAAAAGGATGAGGGGGCCCACCGCTTACAGGTTGGTTGGAACAG AAAGTTGGGCCATCAAGAAAACACAATCGCGAAATatggaggtagcagagatgaggatgctAAGGTGGATACATGGGCACACAAGGTTAGACaaataagaaatgaggtttttagggaaaGGTTAGGAGTTGCTAGTATTACGGATAAGATAAAGGAGGGGAGATTAAggtggtttgggcatgtgaagaggaGACAAACAACGGCGccagttagagtagtggaaacCATCAATGTGGAGGGGAGGACGAGTAGAG ATTATTTTAGGAAACATCAAAGAAGACTACCTCACGAAACGAGGTTTCATAATCATGCGAAACGAAAAAATTTGATCTTGGAAGAGATGGAAGAATTGGATACAACTTCAAGTCATGAAGATCACTCTGCAGAAGTTGATCATGACGACTGTaataaaacggaacataatcccagattgtctagagaagcgctttAA